The following are encoded together in the Anaerostipes caccae L1-92 genome:
- a CDS encoding 3-deoxy-7-phosphoheptulonate synthase, with translation MGMHRINKMPSPEELQQEFPLSGEARQIKKARDEEIKKVFTGESEKFIVIIGPCSADNETAVMDYLGRLAGVQEKVSDKLLMIPRIYTNKPRTNGAGYKGMVHQPDPEKAPDMAAGLRSVRKLHIDALEAFHMPAADEMLYPGNWPYMEDILSYVAVGARSVENQQHRLTVSGFDIPAGMKNPTGGDLTVMMNSIVAGQSSHNFIANGYEVNTDGNPLTHAILRGSVNKHGNNVPNYHYEDLARVAYMYEKFGLANPAVIVDANHSNSGKQWDQQPRIVQEVLHSRSFLPEINSLVKGIMIESYIEDGSQPIGNGVYGQSITDPCLGWEKTEELLYKMAEHV, from the coding sequence AAATCAAAAAGGTCTTCACCGGGGAGTCCGAAAAATTCATCGTGATCATTGGTCCCTGCTCTGCCGACAACGAGACAGCGGTGATGGACTATCTGGGACGCCTGGCCGGCGTTCAGGAAAAGGTTTCCGACAAGCTTCTGATGATCCCAAGGATCTATACAAATAAACCGAGAACAAACGGCGCCGGATACAAGGGAATGGTCCACCAGCCGGACCCTGAGAAAGCTCCGGATATGGCCGCAGGTCTCCGTTCCGTGAGAAAACTCCACATCGACGCTCTGGAAGCATTCCATATGCCTGCGGCTGATGAGATGCTTTATCCCGGAAACTGGCCCTACATGGAAGACATTTTGTCCTATGTAGCCGTAGGCGCCCGTTCCGTGGAAAATCAGCAGCACCGTCTGACCGTCAGCGGTTTCGACATTCCCGCAGGAATGAAAAACCCAACCGGAGGCGATCTCACCGTGATGATGAATTCTATCGTCGCCGGACAAAGTTCCCACAATTTCATCGCCAACGGCTATGAAGTAAATACAGACGGAAATCCTCTGACCCATGCGATTCTCCGCGGCTCCGTCAACAAACACGGCAACAATGTACCGAATTACCACTATGAAGATCTGGCAAGAGTTGCTTACATGTATGAAAAATTCGGCCTTGCGAACCCGGCCGTCATTGTGGATGCCAACCACTCCAACTCAGGAAAACAGTGGGATCAGCAGCCAAGGATTGTCCAGGAAGTCCTCCACAGCCGAAGCTTTCTCCCCGAGATCAATTCTCTCGTCAAAGGCATCATGATCGAAAGCTATATCGAAGACGGCAGCCAGCCGATCGGAAACGGCGTGTACGGCCAATCCATCACAGACCCCTGCCTTGGATGGGAAAAGACAGAGGAATTACTTTATAAGATGGCTGAACATGTTTAA
- a CDS encoding PTS mannitol transporter subunit IICBA, whose product METKAGALDRIRKFGGHMSGMVMPNLGAFVGWGLLAALFIPTGWIPNEKLNEMVGPILNYLLPLLIGYTAGYNIHGQRGGVIGAFTTMGVIVGSDITMFSGAMIMGPFSSWLLKKFDHAVEGKIKPGFEMLINNFSLGILGFALAILGYLIIGPVVNAIIAFLTAGINFLIAKKLIPLLAVFMCPAQVLFLNNAVNHGIISPIAFAQAQEAGKSLMFLLDSNCGPLLGTLCSIAVFGKGKAKETAPMAMFIAGIAGIGEVYFPFILANPIMIFATMGGLATSLLLLVVLGGGLVGMPSPGSLINIALMTPKDAAVANVLAIGAGFAVALLIGSFILKTIGSPEEEADLAVAGIDMGTKTAKPEAALKKHKPSSGGAIRYIIVACDSGMGSSAMGASVLKNRLQKEGYKDIKVKNSSASRIDPDADMIITLEGLIERAKLSVDNTGREFLAINNFLKEADYDRALEVIEDRNGKEKAKPILSEENIALNVKVKDKEEAIRYAGKILVENAYTTPKYIEHMMERERRFSVYIGNHLAIPHGIESSDSEIYTSGLSVVQIPEGVDFGDGNIAYVVIGIAGKDGTHLNMLSNIALICAEEENIEKMRHAENKQEIMELLKNI is encoded by the coding sequence ATGGAAACAAAAGCAGGGGCACTGGACAGAATCCGTAAATTCGGCGGGCATATGAGCGGGATGGTCATGCCGAATCTGGGTGCATTTGTGGGCTGGGGACTGCTGGCAGCATTGTTCATACCGACAGGGTGGATTCCCAATGAAAAATTAAATGAGATGGTAGGACCCATATTAAATTATCTGCTGCCGCTTCTGATCGGCTATACGGCAGGCTATAATATCCATGGACAGCGGGGAGGTGTTATCGGTGCATTTACTACCATGGGAGTGATTGTAGGTTCTGATATCACTATGTTCAGCGGAGCCATGATCATGGGCCCGTTTTCTTCATGGCTTCTAAAGAAGTTTGACCATGCCGTGGAGGGGAAAATCAAACCCGGATTTGAAATGCTCATCAATAATTTCAGCCTTGGAATCCTTGGATTTGCTTTGGCTATCCTCGGTTATCTGATCATCGGGCCGGTGGTAAATGCGATTATCGCTTTTTTGACGGCAGGAATCAACTTCCTGATCGCGAAGAAACTGATTCCGCTTTTGGCTGTATTTATGTGCCCGGCCCAGGTGTTGTTTTTGAACAATGCAGTAAACCATGGAATTATCTCACCGATTGCATTCGCTCAGGCTCAGGAGGCCGGTAAATCCCTGATGTTCCTGCTCGATTCTAACTGTGGTCCGCTGCTTGGCACCTTATGCTCTATTGCTGTTTTTGGAAAGGGAAAAGCAAAAGAGACAGCTCCCATGGCGATGTTTATTGCGGGAATCGCCGGTATCGGGGAAGTGTATTTTCCTTTTATTCTGGCAAATCCGATCATGATTTTTGCTACAATGGGCGGTCTTGCAACCTCCCTTCTGCTCCTGGTCGTGCTGGGCGGCGGTCTGGTCGGCATGCCGTCTCCGGGCAGTCTGATCAATATAGCCCTTATGACACCAAAGGATGCTGCGGTGGCAAATGTTCTGGCAATCGGAGCGGGATTTGCGGTGGCGCTGCTGATCGGTTCTTTTATTCTGAAGACCATAGGCTCTCCGGAGGAAGAGGCAGATCTTGCCGTAGCCGGTATCGATATGGGAACAAAGACGGCAAAACCGGAAGCGGCCTTAAAGAAACATAAGCCTTCCTCAGGAGGTGCCATCCGTTATATCATCGTGGCCTGTGATTCAGGAATGGGCTCCAGCGCCATGGGAGCATCGGTTTTAAAGAATCGTCTCCAGAAAGAAGGATATAAAGATATTAAGGTAAAGAATTCATCGGCCAGCCGGATTGATCCTGATGCGGACATGATTATCACGCTGGAAGGGCTGATTGAGAGGGCAAAACTGAGTGTAGACAATACAGGCAGGGAATTTCTGGCGATCAACAACTTTCTGAAAGAAGCTGATTACGACCGGGCTTTGGAAGTGATTGAAGACAGAAACGGCAAAGAAAAAGCAAAACCTATTTTATCAGAAGAAAACATTGCGTTAAATGTGAAGGTAAAGGATAAAGAAGAGGCCATTCGGTATGCCGGAAAAATTTTGGTGGAAAACGCGTATACGACTCCGAAGTATATTGAACATATGATGGAGAGGGAGAGGAGATTCTCTGTGTATATCGGAAACCATCTGGCGATTCCTCATGGGATAGAGTCATCAGATTCGGAAATATATACTTCAGGCCTGTCTGTAGTACAGATTCCGGAAGGCGTTGACTTTGGTGATGGAAATATTGCATACGTTGTCATAGGTATCGCCGGGAAAGACGGCACTCATCTGAATATGCTCAGCAACATAGCGCTGATCTGTGCTGAGGAAGAGAATATTGAAAAGATGAGGCATGCTGAAAATAAACAAGAGATTATGGAACTATTAAAGAATATTTAA
- a CDS encoding DeoR/GlpR family DNA-binding transcription regulator: MKMLKAERQDKILEILSLENKIIASELSVRLEVSEDTIRRDIKELDQRGLLKKVHSGAVKNGPLKEDFDARIDLNLEEKIRLAKKGAELIKPGSVILIDDGTTNYQVIKQLDKHMRCTVITNSIPIILLLRDYPNIDVITLGGNLYKSSMATYGYEVIKQLELLHPDLYFMGIYCMSSEVGISHSSMEECQLKQKMLSVSYQTAALVTKEKIGSVSNYVICKTGDITYLITDSDQ; this comes from the coding sequence ATGAAGATGTTAAAAGCAGAGAGGCAGGATAAGATCCTGGAGATTCTGTCCCTCGAAAATAAAATTATTGCCAGCGAATTAAGTGTGAGGCTTGAAGTTTCTGAGGATACGATCCGCAGAGATATTAAAGAATTAGACCAGAGAGGTCTTTTGAAAAAGGTGCACAGCGGAGCCGTAAAAAACGGACCTTTGAAGGAAGATTTTGATGCAAGGATTGATCTGAATCTGGAAGAAAAGATTCGTCTGGCCAAAAAGGGCGCAGAATTGATCAAACCCGGATCTGTGATTTTGATCGATGACGGAACAACTAACTATCAGGTGATCAAGCAGCTGGATAAACACATGCGCTGTACGGTTATTACGAACAGTATTCCGATTATCCTTCTTTTAAGAGATTATCCAAACATCGATGTGATCACGCTGGGCGGGAATCTGTATAAATCTTCCATGGCTACCTATGGCTATGAGGTCATCAAACAGCTGGAGCTGCTTCATCCGGATTTGTATTTTATGGGGATTTACTGTATGAGCAGTGAAGTGGGCATCAGTCATTCATCCATGGAAGAATGCCAGCTGAAACAGAAGATGCTCTCTGTCTCTTATCAGACTGCGGCACTTGTGACCAAGGAAAAGATCGGATCTGTGTCAAATTATGTCATATGCAAGACAGGTGACATTACATATTTGATCACAGATTCTGATCAGTAA
- a CDS encoding SDR family oxidoreductase, which translates to MEKWMDLSGKVMIVTGGSQGIGEHVVKTLRNNGAAVVVADLRNNETFEKDENIFFVECNVADKKSVDSMMEQVIKKYGKIDGLLNNAGVSRPRLLVDFYGKRPEYELSEEDFDFMVNVNQKGVFLCSQAAARYMIKQKSGVIVNMSSEAGMQGSKGQSCYSGTKGAVLSYTMSWAKELGPYNIRVVGVAPSINERTPMNNDAAFEALAYTRGQDKNNVSSDYEKVIPMGRPGKLDEVADLICYLMSDRASYISGTTVNISGAKSTR; encoded by the coding sequence ATGGAAAAGTGGATGGACTTAAGCGGGAAAGTCATGATCGTCACAGGCGGAAGCCAGGGGATCGGTGAACATGTAGTAAAAACACTGAGAAATAACGGTGCCGCAGTTGTGGTTGCGGACTTGAGAAACAATGAGACGTTTGAAAAGGATGAGAACATCTTTTTTGTTGAGTGCAACGTTGCCGACAAGAAAAGTGTGGATTCGATGATGGAACAGGTAATAAAGAAATATGGAAAAATTGATGGCCTTCTGAACAATGCAGGAGTCAGCCGTCCGAGACTGCTGGTTGATTTTTACGGAAAACGTCCGGAATATGAACTTTCAGAAGAAGACTTTGATTTTATGGTCAATGTCAATCAAAAAGGAGTATTCCTGTGCTCACAGGCTGCTGCACGTTACATGATAAAACAGAAATCCGGAGTGATCGTGAATATGTCATCTGAGGCGGGGATGCAGGGCTCCAAAGGCCAGAGCTGCTATTCAGGCACAAAAGGAGCAGTCCTTTCTTACACAATGTCATGGGCGAAGGAGCTGGGCCCCTATAATATCCGCGTTGTCGGTGTGGCACCGTCGATCAATGAGAGAACTCCTATGAATAACGACGCAGCATTTGAAGCGCTTGCGTATACAAGAGGACAGGATAAGAACAATGTTTCATCCGATTATGAAAAAGTTATTCCGATGGGAAGACCGGGGAAATTAGATGAAGTTGCCGACTTGATCTGCTACCTGATGTCCGACCGTGCAAGCTACATATCCGGAACTACTGTAAATATCAGCGGGGCAAAGTCTACACGTTAA
- a CDS encoding NUDIX hydrolase — MDGYKKIRQNLVHQGKVVGFYEDVITLPNGNTVTWDLVKHPGAAAIIPVTEEGNILLVRQYRNALDAMTYEIPAGGIERGESGYDCVKREIEEETGCRAEKIEPLITIVTAIGFCDEKIPIFVGTGLHKTEQNLDEDEFIDVYEFSPEKVKDMILKEEIVDAKTISGIMTYLSTL, encoded by the coding sequence ATGGACGGATATAAAAAGATCAGACAGAATCTCGTACATCAGGGAAAAGTAGTGGGGTTTTATGAAGATGTCATTACACTGCCCAATGGCAATACTGTCACCTGGGACCTGGTAAAGCATCCGGGAGCCGCAGCAATTATTCCGGTCACGGAGGAAGGGAATATCCTGCTGGTCCGTCAATATAGAAATGCCCTGGACGCCATGACTTATGAGATACCGGCCGGAGGTATTGAGCGGGGGGAGAGCGGATACGACTGTGTAAAAAGGGAGATCGAGGAAGAGACAGGGTGCAGGGCAGAAAAGATTGAACCTCTGATCACGATTGTAACCGCCATTGGCTTCTGCGATGAAAAAATTCCAATCTTTGTAGGGACCGGGCTTCATAAGACAGAGCAGAATCTGGACGAAGACGAGTTTATCGATGTATATGAATTTTCGCCTGAGAAAGTGAAGGACATGATCTTAAAAGAAGAGATTGTGGATGCCAAGACGATTTCCGGAATCATGACATATTTGAGTACGCTGTGA
- the rny gene encoding ribonuclease Y, with translation MVYIIIAIIATLVIVAPISAYVANQRSKKAMEVTIGNAESKARDIIDEAIKAADAKKREASLEIKEETIKARHDFEKETKERRGELQKYEKRVLNKEETVDKKAEMLERREQSLTAKEKNFEADKAKVQELKSKHLQELERISGLTSDQAKEQLLSAVKEDVKHETAMLVKEMESRAKEDARKRAKEYVVTAIQKCAVDHVAETTISLVQLPNDEMKGRIIGREGRNIRALENMTGVELIIDDTPEAVVLSSFNPVRREIARIALEKLIVDGRIHPARIEEMVEKATKEVETKMREDGEAATLELGVHGIHPELVRLLGKMKYRTSYGQNALKHSMEVAQLSGLLASEIGVDVRMAKRAGLLHDIGKAIDHEVEGSHVELGVNLCKKYKEHPIVINAVESHHGDAEPDTLIACLVQAADAISAARPGARSETLESYTTRLKQLEEIADSFQGVDKTFAIQAGREIRVMVVPEQISDDDMILLARDISKQVEDNLDYPGQIKVNIIRESRVVDYAK, from the coding sequence GTGGTATATATAATTATTGCCATTATCGCAACTCTGGTCATTGTTGCGCCAATTTCCGCCTATGTTGCCAATCAAAGAAGCAAGAAGGCTATGGAAGTAACCATTGGAAACGCAGAGAGCAAAGCCAGAGATATTATAGATGAAGCCATAAAAGCAGCGGATGCGAAGAAACGCGAAGCTTCACTTGAGATCAAGGAAGAAACTATAAAAGCGAGACATGACTTTGAAAAGGAAACAAAGGAACGCAGGGGTGAACTGCAGAAGTACGAAAAGCGCGTACTCAACAAGGAAGAAACTGTTGACAAGAAAGCAGAGATGCTGGAGCGCAGGGAACAGTCTCTGACTGCCAAAGAAAAGAATTTTGAGGCAGACAAGGCAAAAGTGCAGGAGCTCAAGTCCAAACACTTACAGGAATTAGAAAGAATTTCTGGGCTGACCTCTGATCAGGCAAAAGAACAACTATTATCAGCAGTGAAGGAAGACGTAAAGCACGAGACAGCGATGCTCGTAAAAGAGATGGAATCCAGAGCAAAGGAAGATGCGAGAAAGAGAGCCAAGGAGTATGTGGTCACAGCCATTCAGAAGTGTGCCGTAGACCATGTGGCCGAGACGACGATCTCTCTTGTACAGCTTCCAAACGACGAGATGAAAGGACGCATCATCGGCCGGGAGGGCAGGAATATCCGTGCCCTTGAGAATATGACAGGAGTAGAATTGATCATCGATGATACCCCGGAAGCAGTCGTATTGTCAAGTTTTAATCCGGTCAGGAGAGAGATTGCAAGGATTGCTCTTGAAAAGCTGATCGTGGACGGAAGAATTCATCCGGCCAGGATCGAAGAGATGGTGGAAAAAGCCACAAAAGAAGTGGAGACGAAGATGCGGGAAGACGGGGAGGCTGCAACTCTGGAACTTGGAGTTCACGGTATCCATCCGGAACTGGTCCGTCTGCTGGGCAAGATGAAATACCGCACCAGCTATGGACAGAACGCACTGAAGCACTCTATGGAGGTGGCACAGCTTTCAGGGCTGCTGGCATCTGAGATCGGAGTCGATGTCAGGATGGCAAAACGCGCTGGGCTGCTCCATGACATTGGAAAAGCTATCGACCACGAAGTGGAAGGTTCCCACGTAGAACTTGGAGTGAACTTGTGCAAGAAGTACAAGGAACATCCGATTGTAATCAATGCAGTGGAATCCCATCATGGGGATGCAGAACCAGATACATTAATCGCTTGTCTTGTTCAGGCGGCAGATGCGATTTCCGCAGCGAGACCGGGAGCGAGAAGCGAAACACTGGAAAGCTATACGACGAGACTGAAACAGCTGGAAGAGATCGCAGATTCCTTCCAGGGTGTTGATAAAACTTTTGCGATACAGGCAGGTCGGGAGATTCGTGTAATGGTAGTTCCAGAACAAATCAGTGACGACGACATGATTTTACTGGCCAGGGATATTTCAAAACAGGTGGAAGATAACCTGGATTACCCGGGACAGATTAAAGTCAATATTATCCGTGAGTCACGGGTTGTGGACTACGCGAAATAA
- a CDS encoding mannitol dehydrogenase: MKNVLIVGAGRLGKGFVGETFDNAGWNLTFLDKDPRVTEELRKHGCYYVKVHRVDEIQNRTVKNFKAYTCDEEYSCMEAFLETDVIVLPLYPEDFEEAAGYLTKCFEEFYRVHPDRRLTMICITNKNYLIPGITEAFRKDLSEDAKEWFDQNVVIRDSIIRRSTDAKSNYDVHIDTVAVNSLLIQQPVNNDFSDVEWMELTDKIEMLKDIKVTAVNGPHATLAYMGYLKGYSTIPESEADPEIAEVVEGVVEEITAAVMKEYPITPEELHNLVYFAPAKGVLPDSIYRVGYDPIRKLSKGDRLTGAAELCLKHGVSFDSIAKAMAAGFQYAEPRDANAQKLQQEIKNIGIEQAVSEYTGLDADSPIAKRVIEYYHQSAR; the protein is encoded by the coding sequence ATGAAGAATGTATTGATTGTGGGAGCAGGACGGTTAGGAAAAGGGTTTGTAGGCGAAACTTTTGACAATGCGGGATGGAATCTTACATTCCTGGATAAGGACCCGAGAGTTACAGAAGAATTACGAAAACACGGTTGTTATTATGTGAAGGTACACCGGGTGGATGAAATACAAAACCGTACGGTTAAAAATTTTAAAGCATATACTTGTGATGAAGAATACTCATGTATGGAGGCTTTCTTGGAGACGGATGTGATCGTACTTCCGCTTTATCCGGAAGACTTTGAAGAGGCAGCAGGTTATTTGACGAAGTGCTTTGAAGAATTTTACAGGGTGCATCCGGACCGCAGACTGACTATGATCTGTATTACAAATAAAAATTATCTGATCCCGGGAATTACGGAGGCATTCAGAAAAGATTTGTCCGAAGATGCAAAGGAGTGGTTCGATCAGAATGTAGTGATCCGGGACTCTATTATCCGCAGGAGTACAGATGCCAAGAGTAATTATGATGTCCATATTGATACGGTTGCAGTAAATTCACTTTTGATCCAGCAGCCGGTCAATAACGATTTCAGTGATGTGGAATGGATGGAACTTACGGACAAGATTGAGATGCTCAAAGACATTAAAGTCACCGCAGTCAATGGTCCCCATGCAACACTGGCCTATATGGGATATTTAAAGGGGTACAGTACGATTCCGGAATCTGAGGCTGATCCTGAGATCGCGGAAGTTGTGGAAGGAGTAGTAGAGGAGATTACGGCAGCCGTCATGAAGGAATATCCGATTACACCGGAGGAGCTGCACAATCTCGTTTATTTTGCACCGGCTAAGGGTGTGCTTCCGGATTCTATCTACCGGGTAGGATATGATCCGATCCGTAAATTATCAAAAGGAGACCGTCTGACAGGAGCCGCCGAGCTGTGTCTGAAACACGGCGTCAGTTTTGATTCGATCGCCAAAGCCATGGCGGCCGGATTCCAATATGCGGAGCCCAGGGACGCAAACGCACAGAAACTTCAGCAGGAGATTAAAAACATTGGAATTGAACAGGCCGTATCTGAATATACTGGTCTGGACGCAGACAGCCCGATTGCAAAACGTGTCATCGAATATTATCATCAGTCTGCAAGATAG
- a CDS encoding alpha-amylase family glycosyl hydrolase — protein sequence MKGLTMKDLIFYHIFPLGAFVDDETEHGILEVKEWIPHIKGLGANAIYFSPVFESSSHGYDTKDYKVIDQRLGTNEDFKEVCNALHEEGIKVILDGVFNHVGREFWAFQDVLEKRQDSEYKDWFYINFDGNSNYGDGFWYEGWEGHFELVKLNLDNPAVRDHLLDAVGMWMEEFGIDGIRLDVAYMLNRTFMKNLVDFARDRNPEMVFIGEMLHGDYSTLVNHHMLDSATNYECYKGLYSSFNTHNMHEIGYSLNRQFGPEPWTLYQGLPLYSFVDNHDVMRIATQLTDEKHLPLINALMFAMPGVPSVYYGSEWGIEGFKEPGSDDALRPRVKPEDLKRGELYQYIAKLSEVRKHSQALKDGGYREIRTEQDIIAFEREAGEERMIFALNAGSEEYTLHFDARAGKGTDLLTGEEKDFGGGLLIPPYQAMIIQPER from the coding sequence ATGAAAGGATTAACAATGAAGGACTTGATTTTTTATCACATTTTTCCGCTGGGAGCTTTTGTGGATGATGAGACAGAACATGGGATATTGGAAGTAAAGGAATGGATACCTCATATCAAAGGGTTGGGAGCCAATGCCATTTATTTTTCACCGGTTTTTGAGTCCAGCAGCCACGGATACGATACGAAAGATTATAAGGTGATCGACCAAAGGCTTGGAACGAACGAAGATTTTAAAGAAGTATGCAATGCACTGCATGAAGAAGGAATCAAAGTTATTTTAGACGGTGTATTCAATCATGTGGGCCGAGAATTCTGGGCATTTCAGGACGTTTTGGAAAAGAGGCAGGATTCTGAATATAAGGATTGGTTCTATATCAATTTTGACGGAAACAGCAACTATGGTGACGGATTCTGGTATGAGGGGTGGGAAGGCCATTTTGAACTGGTAAAATTAAATCTGGATAACCCCGCAGTCAGAGACCACCTTCTGGATGCAGTGGGTATGTGGATGGAGGAGTTCGGGATTGACGGTATCCGTCTGGATGTAGCCTATATGCTGAACCGGACATTTATGAAGAATCTTGTGGATTTTGCCAGAGACAGAAATCCGGAGATGGTCTTTATAGGAGAAATGCTGCACGGGGATTACAGCACTCTGGTCAATCACCATATGCTTGATTCTGCCACAAATTATGAATGTTATAAGGGACTGTACTCCAGTTTTAATACCCACAACATGCACGAGATCGGTTATTCTCTGAACCGGCAGTTTGGCCCGGAACCATGGACACTTTATCAGGGACTCCCTCTGTACAGTTTTGTGGATAACCACGATGTGATGAGGATTGCCACCCAGCTTACGGATGAAAAACATCTGCCTCTGATCAATGCACTCATGTTTGCCATGCCGGGGGTACCGTCCGTCTACTACGGAAGTGAGTGGGGAATCGAGGGATTTAAAGAACCCGGCAGTGACGACGCACTTCGTCCGAGAGTAAAACCTGAGGATCTGAAGCGGGGAGAACTCTATCAATACATCGCAAAGCTTTCAGAAGTGAGGAAACACAGTCAGGCGCTGAAAGACGGCGGTTACAGAGAAATACGCACGGAACAGGATATCATCGCCTTTGAGAGAGAAGCGGGAGAAGAGAGAATGATTTTTGCCTTAAATGCGGGATCGGAGGAATATACCCTGCATTTTGACGCCAGAGCGGGAAAAGGCACGGATCTTCTGACCGGAGAAGAGAAGGATTTTGGGGGAGGGCTTTTGATTCCTCCGTATCAGGCCATGATTATTCAACCTGAGCGTTAG